TTCTTAGTAGCACTATCCACAATAGCCAGGAGGAGAAAGCCCCCAAATGTCCAtggacagaggaatggataaataaaaggcaacataagtgtatatatgttattaaccttaaaaagataaaatcctggggatccctgcgtggctcagcggtttggcacctgccttaggcccagggcatgatcctggagtcccgggatcgagtcccacatcgggctccctgcatggagcctgcttctccctctgcctgtgtctctccctctctcttatgaataaataaataaaacatttaaaaaagaaaaaaagataaaatccgGTTGAATGTCAGAACATGGATAGACTATGAGAGCATTAACCTGAGTGAAATTAGCCAAATACAAATAGGCAAATagtgtatgatttcacttatatgagatGTCTAGGAAATCAAATTATTAGAAACATCAAATAGAATGTTGGTTCCCAGGCTATGGGTCATAGAAACGGAGAGTCATGGCTTAACAATGAGTATGGAGCCTCAGCTCTGTGGATAAAAACTCCTAGATGTCTGTGTTACAAGAGTGAGAATATACTCAACACTGCTGAGTGGACATTTAAACAtcattaaaattgtaaattttgtGTAGTGTGTTTTTTACATGTAAAGAATAGTGATCCCTGATAAAGGAGGTAGTTGGGCTCACGACTCAGTCACCCAAGCACTTTACCTTGATGTAAGCAGCAGACCTCTCTGTGCAACACAAGTGTCTACGCATACTTCCTACCTCATCACCCAAAACACAATGAAGACATGTATTCATGCGatatcatttaataaaattgataatttttccttcttgtaCAAACAGAGGGGATTTAGGGTGCTAGACATCTTCATGTGACATTACTAGTATTTGGTAGATTGCCAGTTGCTTGAGGGAAGTGTCTCCTTCAGGTGTTCCCTAGCCTGACACCAAGATGTAACACAGAGCTGGGACTCTGTCCAGAGGCCTGTGAGAAGCCACTGGAAGGTGAGGAGATGTGGTTTGTAGTTTGGAAagagcctgccctgccctgtACAGAAGGGACCCAGGAGCAAAGGCAGAAGGAAGTCTGAAGATGTCCAAAGAGGGATGCAGAGCCTGGCCAGGGCTAAGCTGGTTTGCACTAGGATGAGGCTACTCCAAATTGCCAGGAGGGGGGGTCATCCGCCCCAGCTGGGGTCAGAGAACTAGGAAGTGGCCAGGAGGGAGGGATGTCACATGACACCAGCTAGAGGCCTGGGTTGCCCAGGTGTGTCAAGAGGAAAGTTAGAGAACTGAGAAGGGCCTGGGGGAGAGAGGGTACCCCAGAGGAGTCTGTATTAGGACTCAAGTGCACCCATGCTCGTCCTGACAGGTGACCAGAGTTGGCTTGTGCCCTGCCCTTTACTAGCTGTTACCCCTAAGACTGAGGCCACCTTCTTCTGCTCCCACCTTTAGAAGTCCCTGCTCACCCTCCATCGTGCCCTGgacccttcctctcccttcccaagGCCTCCCCTGTGGCTATTCCTTGGGTCTCTCCTACACTGTGGGCCTCGGACCTCTCCCGGGACCATTGTCATCCATGTGGACACACACCTTACACACAGACCCCACCTCTACTCTCACATGGCCTGTAGCTCTGCCCCACTTGGCTCCAACTCTTGACAGGAGCCCCCTCCTAAAGCCATCCCCGCCTGCTGACATCACCCTTTCAATCCCAGTGCACATGGCTGTTGTGCACTGAAACCATCTGACTAAGGTCCCCAAGGCCCAAAAGCACCCAAATCCAGGGACCGAAtttcctctgtcttcttctttcttaCTATCTCAGTGACCCTGGACAAGCCCAGCCATTCCCTAGAGCCTGAAACATTTGGTTCTCTTGGCTCCTTAGCCCCATGTCTGGTTTCCCCTGTGCCACTGGCTGCCTCTCCACAATCTCCTTGGTGCTttgctcctcctccaccaccaccagccgCCACAGGTTGACTAGCCCCTCCTGTCCTCAGACAGGAATGTTCTCCTTCTGCACTGTCTCCCTGCCCTTCACACCCAGTTCAAGGACTTCAAATTGGGCTTGGCCcagacaccccctccccatccACCGACCTGCATAGGGAATAGACACAGTCTTAGGGTCAAAGAAGAACCCTTCCTCATTCTCTCCAAGTCCACCCATCTAAGTGTCTATCCCCCTTAGTACATATCACACCACCCATCCAGGTGCTAAGGCCAAATTACTACaagtcttttctctttatttttaaatcatgtcaGATTTCTGGAAAACTTGTAAGACTAGAACACACAGCTCCCGTTCACCTTAACCAGATTCCCCCACTGGTAACATTTTACTACACGTATGTGCTGTGCTGTCTTGTCCTGGTGTTTCTGAGCGTACATGTTACCATTCTGCTAACTCACTGGCAGTGCATTGCGGACGTGATGCCCCACGACCCCCTAATACTTTAGCGTGTGTTTCCTTACAAGAAGGACGCTGTCAATCATAGGGTGGCACTGCCATCCACATCAGGACGCTACCATTAGCACAATATTATCATCCCAGGCTGCAGTGAGTTTCCCAGATCACAGCAGCCGTGTCTTTTGCAGTCTTGATACACGCCAGGCTCATCTGTTACAATTACATCAAGCATCTTCCTAGTTTTCTTTGAATCGGAAGAGATGCTCCATCCCTTCTCCTCTTTCATGATCTTGGCATTTTGAAGAGTACAGACCAGCTGCTGTGCGGAAAGTCACtgtgggtttgtctgatgttccTCAAGATTAGTgcatgggcaggggagggggcagaaaaCATTAATCACCTGTCTGCCATGTCTCCACTGTCACCCTAACTAATAATGCCATTTAGTAAGTAATTCCCATCTAGTAAATCTTTGTGGGAATACAGTTTGCAACTTTGACTACATTTATTATGTGGTATTTTGAGGTAacactttcctttttcccttattaattatgattatttatatctatatggTTCTTGGATTCTACGTTACACAATGAGGGACAACATACTGTTGTCCTTACCCATTTAAATACTCTACTTGCCCCAGATTTCACCATTGAGAGTCTCCTTGAACTGCTATTGGGTTGAATCTTGGTGGATGCACCATTGCTTTTGCTGATGGCCAATATTCACTCCCTCTCTAGTTACCATCCCTTTCCAGGTACCATGTCCATTCTCCCCTGAGTGACTGAGGAGGATAAACCCCGCTTCCGCACCAGGGGTGTGTCCTGACTTGGCTCATGCTATCCTGTCGCCCAGGCCCTGGGAACCAGGGGATGGATTCCAAATAGGTTGCCTGGCCTACTCCAGTCAGTGCGAACAGAGATGTCTAATGGGCTTCTGGAAAAGAAGCCTCCATTCTCCTCACTGGGAGCAGGTAAAACATAGAATCAGCAaacactctctttctgtctggaTGACACAGTATAAAATGACAAGTGTGATGAGGCCATTGCTGCTGCCCAGATGGAAGCTAGCCTGAGATCAATCTCACTATACAGAGGTGGGAGGAATGTAGACAATAGCAGAGATAACAGGACTGAAGCCTGGTGACGCTACTCATTTCTGGATCATCCTGTGCCTGAAGCCAGCTATGGACTGCTTAATGATTTCGACCAATAAATTGTCTTATTCATTTAAGCCTGAAGGACCtaagatttctcttccttcccaagcAAAACAATCCTAAATATTAAACTTCCCAAAGCAGCAACCGAAGCAAAGAATGCATTTCAGCTCCTTAGGACCAAGAGCCCTCTTAACTACAAGCCTCTTGTTCTCCCCCGCTGGTCTGAGAGCTTCTGGGGTATATTCACTGTGTCCCCGGCTCTGAGAGGAGTGTGTATCTCTACTGAGGGCATCATAAGCATCTCAAGTATATGTGGAAAACCTGCAAACGTTGTCTTGTCCACCGCTACATCCTCAGCTTCTACAACAGAGTGTGGGACATGCAATAAACATTCACTGAGGGAGTGCATAAGTCACCCAAGCCTGTCTCCGAGCCCCTCCCCTCCAATCCCCCAAAGGAACAGAAGCTGTGGCCAAAAGCTTGCAAGACATTTTATTCTCCTGCCAGGGGACGACACTGCAGGGAGCTAGCTGAGAGAAACCGGAGGGTCAGTCCTGGATTTAGGAAGGCAGGAGCTGGCGGTGCCTGCTGGAGACTCTGTGCTTCTCCCCGGGGTGGAGTAAGGTCCCAGCTCCTTGGACACCTGGAGTGGGGAGAAGAAACAGCTGTGGCAGGTGTGGGGTCCCTGCAAATGTGCACTACAGCCACCTGCCCCTGCTGATCACACCCAGAGTTACATCCTGGAACCCAGTCAGGAGCCTGAGGGGTTTTGGGGTTCTGGAGATGGAAATCACAGCCTCCAGTGACAGGAAGTGGTGGGGACCTCGCATTACGAGGTGACCCCAGATCTGCCAGCATCAAGTCCCAAAGCCTCAGTCAAGGCAAGACTGGCTGCCAGAGACACTCAGGGCCCTTCTCCGCCCCCAGTCCCACCACCCTGGCCTGATCTGTGGGCGCAgcctgggcagccctggagggAGAGGCTGCAGAGCCCTCCCTGCCAGCGGGGTTCCCGAGCCCAGCTCTCGGGCCCCGGGTGTCCTGGACTAGATGGTGCCTGGTTCCTGTTCCCAGGAACCgctgctgggctggggacaggagTCAGTCAGGGCTCTGTCGTCTATGCCTAGCCCAGTCTGAGGCCACTTCCTTGGTGGTAACCTCCTTACGCATAATCATCTCACTCAAGCGTTACTCAAAATAAGAAATCAGGATTATTATCCCCTTCACAGGTAGAGACGCTCAAGTTCACAGGCGTTAAGCTACTTGCTCAAGTGCATGGCTGaccagggatggagccctgatGTCACCCAGGGTTGCCTGGGAGAAAACCCAAatcccttggggcacctggctggctcagtgactCACCTGGGCCTCTGgctctcaggattgtgagttaaAACCCCACgatggatgtagagattacttaacattttttttttaagtaaaaaattttaaaagcccagATTCTTCATGAGTATTTCGCAACCTTTTTGTTATAGCCCACCTGCCCAAATTCTCCAGACTGCCACACAGTGGGGGGAGGAATGTGTCAAACAAGGGCGCTAGGAGGGACATGTAGGAGTAGCTTATGAACTTGTCTATGACAGATGTATTTCCATGTTTTTACACCATGTTGCATATAATTGGGGATGAGATCTGGACCCTCCAGGAAGGGGTTCCTGCTGTTACCTCTGTACTCACCTACTTGATGTCTGCACAACCTGAAGGTCACACAGATATCCCTGGAGGGATCACTATTCAGGAAAAACTGGGCAACACTACACAAAACTCTGGTGAGGATATCTTTGCAGACTTTTTCCACCGCTGGAATCTTTGAGCACACCGCTGTTGTAGCCTTCTGAATGGCTTCCTGAAGCAGCAACAGCACCATGACGAGAAACAAGAATTAGCTGTGCTCTGCCCCAACCACCCCCACAGATCCCAGCAGCTCCTGGCCCTGGGACCCTCTGACTGTGGGCTTGCTGGGAGGAGGCTCTGGTGCCAGGTGGCCAtggaagcagaggctggagaGACCGGGATGGGCCCTCATGCCCAGTCCCAAGGCCCTGATCCGGGCCTGGCCAGGAGGGGCTCAGGAGACAAGGACAGTTGGCTCTGTCCTGTGTCAGTCCCTAGTGCATCATCACCCCAGGCCCACTGTCTTGTATGTGGAGTACAGTGCCCTCTGCTGCTACCCCACAATCAGGTTCTGCCTACAGAGCCTCCTGGGTCCCAGGGCTGgcagggctcaggctcaggtgCGGCGGGGAAGGTTAGGAGAGAGAGCTTTGAGCCTTGGCACATTCCATTTTGCAGTATCCTCTACTGCAATCGCAGGAGAGAGGCTACAGCTGAGTGCCCAGGGCTGAGGGTGGGCCCTGCAGCACCCAGAAGCTGAGCAGGGTCAGggaacagaggagagggagggagggagggagggagggagggaggtgaaaCGAGGCTTCCTGGGAGGAACACATCCACTTGTTCAGCACTTGCTCAGGACCAGATGGGAAACTCAGCTCATCCCACCCCTCAGCTCCTTCCAAAGGATTAAGGAAGTGGTTGGGGGATTAATATCTATCCCATTGCACAGAGAAggcaactgaggctcagaaagctcagaaactgaggctcagaaacttGGCCCAGGCATGCAGCTAGAGGTGACACATCTGGGGTTCATCAACCCTGACCCAGATGCCCTTGGATCCAGCCTCATAGGCTCTCCCGTGGGCACATGCAGTACGACCACAGGAGAAAGATTCCTACCTCTCCTGGCTACAAGTTTTCTTTGacaatgaaagagaaagcatCCTTGCCTGCTCCCAGAGCATCCCAATTTCAAATGATTCTCTGTAGTCCCTCCCCAGACACAGGAGGGGACCTCAGATACCCTGTTGAGAAGGTCTGGCCCAAACAGGGATCAGCTTCTCCTCAGggtcctgcccccagcccctacTTTGACCCCAGATGCACGTGCAGTTGGTTCCGCAAATCTGAAGATCACCTGAATCTGGGACGGTCCCACGCAAGTCCTCAGCCAAGTCATTATCATTCGACAAATATCACATCGGTTGAACTGTGGGTCACCCTGTCAGAAAAAGGTCCCCAAAGTGGTTTCTCAGAAATCCCTAGAATCCTGAGCAGAGATTCAGAAAGGAGCCCTTGCATCCTCCTAGGCCACCACGATGACCAATGatctttctgtcctttagggTTAGGACCAGCTAGCTGCCTGGCCCGAGCTCACCTTCTTGGTGGGCTTAGCGGGGTGACGCACCCAGAACCTGTCCCACACCCACTGCACCTTCTCCATTCCAACACCTGCCCCCCTTGTGTTCTCTGCTCAGACCCCAGAGGGGCCTCTCAGGGGAGGGCCCAGACAGACCAAGGTAGCCGCCCTGAGCCAGGCACAAGTGCGCACAAGAGCAGCCGTCTTCAGCCCACTGCtctgtcccccccaccctccgAAAGAGATGTGCAGCTATCGCCTGGTGCTCCCTGGATGCAGAAAACGAGGAGGGGCTCgggaggtgagcagggagccagcaaAGAACCTGGGCAGCCTCCTGGGCCAGTCTCCTGAAGAACTGCTCTTCCTGACAAATGTCGGCCGTGGACAGGTCATCATGGTCCTCAGGGATCAGACCAGAATAGGTCAGACCTGCAAAGACACAGCATCAGCATCTGTCCACAcgtggaagaggaggggaagtcAGAACTCCTGGCTGCTGGGGAGCCCAGGAGGTGGCCAGAGCCCCGGACAGGAGTGGGGCTTGGAGAGGGGCCCAGGAGGCCTGTCCTCACACTGCCCTGGGGCTGCCTTGACCAAAGCTCTGTGAAAAGACAATGCTCTTAAGACCTTTCTGGAAACGGGAAAAGAAGATAATATCTCTCCAACATTACCATCTGTACAAACTTTTCTGTCTACCAGTGCCTCtatctctattctctctctctctctctctctctcaaaacacacaaacacacacaaacacacacacacacaaacgcgCGTGCAAATTTTCAGAAtgcactaaaatgaaaaaaatctcatcccTTCCCAAGcttgtctttctttccatcttacCTTCCGCAAAGACTTCATATTAAGTGATCAAGTCCAAATCACTCTCCAGAACTGTCCCAACCCTCAGCTAAAGAGGAGCTGCAAAGATCACATGGGGAATGTCCTTACCTGGGGTGGCCAGGAGCACCGAGGCGAGGagcaggagggcccaggaggtCATGGTGAGGCAGCTGCTGATACACCCTCACAACCCCTTTATGCAGGCTGGACACCTTGCATCTGACCTTGCCGGCTCCTGCTCCTCTTGTAGGCCACCTCCCAGGTCCTTGGTTTACCACAAATGCCACCAGTTTGTGgagaagtggggggaggagaggctcCACActatctctcttccctccccccacacagAGCTTTCCTAGCTGAGTGCAAGGTGGCTGGAGGGCACAGCTGCCATgatgcccccaccctgccccggaTGTGGTCATGGAAGAGCCATCCTTGCACCTGAGGGCTCAGGGAGGCACCTTGGCCATGagctcccatcccccaccccttcccccacctcccaggggtCTGTGcaggtgtccctcccccagcCATCCCCATTTCCCTGCTCTCCCCCAGCCATTTCAGCCCAGTAGCTCTAGCAGACTCCACCAGACTTAGAGACAGGTGCTTGGGGCAGAACTGGCAGCTCCTCCCATCCCTGCCTTCTCGGGTGGGGGACACCCAGCATGAGCTCAAGGActccctgtgtccccagcccctcACCAGCCTGCTGGCCAGCATCGTGGAGGCAGGCTCTTCCCtcagagccaccttcagccccgccTGTCAGggccctgggccacagggagACACAGCCCGTGGGAAGGAGGTGAGTCCTGGCCAGGGGTCGAGGCCCAGCTCCCAGGCCCCTAACTCCCCATCTGTGCACCAAGGTCACGGCCCTCATCCGTAATAACCGTGGCGGCTGCCCACTTAACAGCCAGTATCAGATAAGTAAGAGACCATCGTTTAGGGTAAGTCGGTCCCAGACATTGTGCAGAACATCCTCCTGCTACGGCGTGTGCCCTCCTTACCTGACACCCACATTCAACTGGGCATCCCCTCATTTGTGTGGCGCCTTCACCCACCTCCTTCATGCCTCAGACCAGGACACTGGGTGCAGATAGCAGGGGACCTGACCTCTGCCACCAGGCCTGCGGGGGACACTGCGGGCACCAGAACGCGCCTCCCACCTCCTATTGGGTCTTTCCCCGCCAGCTGCTGAGATGgcacagccacccaggcaggacCAGCTGACACCCAGCCCTGCATCCTCCTCAGTGTGTCTCTGATGACTGTACCCCCTGCCACCTGCCCGGGAATCCCATCGTGGGCCTACAGCCTTGTTCTCTAAATCACTCTACTTTCCTGAACCTATTCAGAGCAATGCCCTCCACTCAGCCTCTGCTgagaagggaagagggtggggTCCCAGGCAAGCAGGCCTCTGACAAGCTGGGGGCTCTAGGGCAAGGGTCTCCATCTCTtggagcttcagtttcttttctatCAAAAGGGTAGAGTGTCATTTGTTCATAGGGCTCCCCTGTGGGGTGTCTTTGTTCATGAGGAAGCTTTACAGGCTTCTGTGAGCACTGCTCCTGTGCAAGGGTAACAATTGCTTTTGGGGGGGTTGAGGGGCTTTCTGTGCTCAGGAAGGTGCCAGGCTAGGAAGGTGTCCTAGATCTCCTCCCCATGGGACTCCTACGCAACCCTAACATTTGAATGTTCTTACCCAATTATTAGCATCAGAAACAACAGAATGGACATTATGACTGATCTTCCAGGAAGAATAATGGTTATACTGTGAAAATGCTAATAAATTGGACAACTAATGTTGAAATGGACATATCCCTATAAAGACACAAACTGCGAAATAGACCgaaaagaatggaaaatccaTACGGACCTATAATAAGTAAAGCCATGGAATTAATAATGCAAACTCTACCCACAAAGAACAGCCCAGGCCAGATatcttcacagatgaattctaccaaacatcaaaaaaagaattaatatctcttcttcccaaactcttccaaaaactgGAATAGGATGCCCTATAGTCAATACCAGAAAAAGGTAACCCAAGAGTACCAATATCCTATCAATATGGTTGCAGTAATCCTCGACAAAATCCTCACCAATGtagaacatataaaaagaattgtaCACCGTAACCAAGTAGAATTTTTCAGGAATGCAAGATTATTTAACACCTAAAATTCATTCATGTGATTCACTACAGCAatagaacaaaacataaaaaccacatgatcctctccaTGGTCACAAAAGCATCATttgataaaactcaacatccattcACATTAAAACACTCACCAActagaaatgaaagggaaatccTGCAACCTAATAAATTGCATCTATATAATCCCCCAGCTGACATCATACATCTTGATGACAAACTAAATACTTTCCAACAAAGACCAGGAGCAAGACATGGATGCCTGCTGTCTCTACACCTATTCAGTATTGCACTAATGATACTAGCcaggaaaattaagaaacaagATGACAAAATACATCCATGAGCAAGGAAGATGTATGCCTATCTCCATTGGCAGATAACATCTCCTGTGTAGGTAAATACTAAAggattaaacaaaaaaatgaattcattctaAGGTGTATCTAGAAGCCATAGACCTCCATTATCAAATGATTCAAAGGTGCAACACTAGATTTTACTAGATCAAAATTCATGCATGGATGGAACTAGGTATTTACCGTTTTTTATGTGAGTAAACTTGATCAGTCTCAGTGGCAGGCTGTTTTGTGTAATTATTGTAAAATCTCTGTAAAAGCATGCTAGGAGGCTGTTCTTAAAAAGTTTCATAACATTTCCACTTGTAAGAACATCCAAACATGTGGACCACTTTTGAGAAACCGCTCTTGTGCTAACCATCTTCTATAAGATCATATGTAAGAAGGTGCTCACTAAATGGGATTAAAACTCTTaaacaaatggtgctggcaaAACTGGAGAGCCCATGGAAAACACTGAAGGTAGACCTTACTTTCCACCATATACGAAAAGTCACTAGAAATGGATTCAACACCTACGTGTAAGACCCAAAACTACAATATCATTAGACTAAAACGTAAGGAGAAAGCTGCATGACATTGGACTTGGCAATAATATCTTTCTGTCCGTtatagcaaaatgaaaatgcagcaaaatggaaaatttgaatttcatcaaaCATAAGAATGTATGCATCCAATGACACAGGCGGAAGTGACTAGCGATTTTTGGAAgggtaaaaatatttacaaatcattctTTAATACTGGGCTACATTCCAGGATAATCAACAACAAACATCAAAtcactcaatttaaaaaagtgaaaaggactTTCAATACACTCTCCCTTCAAGATATAGCAATGGCTAAGAAGCATATGAAAAGTTGCTCCTCATCAATAATTGTTAGGGAAACGCAaggcaaaaccacaatgaggtagcACCCCATTCCTGATAACTGGGctcttatcaaaaacaaaaaaacaaaaaaaaaattacaagagttgctgaagatgtggagaaagtgtgCACTGTTGTTGTAATATCATAAAACCACTATGTAAAGTaatatggtggttc
This genomic stretch from Canis lupus dingo isolate Sandy chromosome 17, ASM325472v2, whole genome shotgun sequence harbors:
- the LOC112665067 gene encoding antimicrobial peptide NK-lysin-like isoform X1; the protein is MTSWALLLLASVLLATPGLTYSGLIPEDHDDLSTADICQEEQFFRRLAQEAAQGDPQFNRCDICRMIMTWLRTCVGPSQIQEAIQKATTAVCSKIPAVEKVCKDILTRVLCSVAQFFLNSDPSRDICVTFRLCRHQVGVQGAGTLLHPGEKHRVSSRHRQLLPS